A genome region from Chlorobaculum tepidum TLS includes the following:
- a CDS encoding lipopolysaccharide biosynthesis protein has translation MFSKLKLLAKDTVIYGASTILARSLNYVLVPLYANKLTTFDNGIQAVIYANIALANVIFTYGLETSYLKVASDVIKRNEDERPLFSTAFFSLFVTSILFSALMLLFAPSIAVAIGLAPESGVFIRYAAAILFLDTLLVVPFAELRLKRKAIPFALAKVMGVVGGVISTFVLILGLHAGLSGVFIGEALGSVVSLLFILPVLKNLKPTFSPGMCRQLLGIGLPYVPTGIAGLLIHLIDRNLLIRIPQQDIDRLYGAGFQASDITGIYGRVAAFGVALQMFIQIFRFAWQPFFLQHADDPEAKPLFKQVMNLSGIAVIVLAVACTFFVPDLVRYHWGGKLYLLPPKYWMGMSILPWIFFSYVFDMISTNLSAGILITGKTKYLPVVTFAGAAVTTLGCWILIPLGGMDGAAVAILLGAAVMCLCMGWYSVRFYPISYDWGRLSLLLGAGLAFAVWHDDLLVWLAGFGISGLLAMMVKLLIVLLYLVLGTLIFRNEASAVVKMVQRKLRPAGSSGSR, from the coding sequence ATGTTCTCCAAACTCAAGCTTCTCGCGAAGGATACGGTCATCTATGGCGCGAGCACCATTCTGGCCCGCAGTCTTAACTACGTTCTTGTTCCGCTCTACGCCAACAAGCTAACCACCTTCGACAATGGCATCCAGGCGGTGATTTATGCCAACATCGCCCTGGCGAATGTCATTTTCACCTACGGTCTCGAAACCTCTTACCTGAAGGTCGCCTCCGACGTCATCAAACGGAACGAGGATGAACGTCCGCTGTTTTCGACGGCTTTTTTCAGCCTCTTTGTTACCTCAATCCTTTTTTCGGCGCTGATGCTGCTCTTTGCGCCGTCGATTGCCGTAGCCATCGGACTTGCACCGGAGTCTGGGGTGTTCATCCGTTACGCCGCAGCGATCCTGTTTCTCGATACGCTGCTCGTCGTGCCATTTGCCGAACTTCGGCTGAAGCGCAAGGCGATCCCGTTTGCGCTGGCCAAGGTGATGGGCGTGGTCGGCGGCGTCATCAGCACCTTTGTGCTCATTCTCGGACTTCATGCGGGTCTGTCCGGCGTGTTCATCGGCGAGGCGCTCGGCTCGGTGGTCAGCCTGCTGTTCATTCTGCCGGTACTCAAAAATCTCAAACCCACGTTCTCGCCCGGCATGTGCCGGCAGTTGCTTGGCATTGGTTTGCCCTACGTGCCGACCGGCATCGCTGGCCTGCTCATCCACCTGATCGACCGGAATCTCCTGATCCGCATTCCGCAGCAGGACATCGACCGCCTGTATGGCGCGGGGTTCCAGGCTTCGGATATCACCGGTATCTATGGTCGGGTGGCGGCGTTTGGCGTGGCGCTCCAGATGTTCATCCAGATTTTCCGCTTCGCCTGGCAGCCGTTTTTCCTGCAACATGCTGACGATCCCGAAGCCAAGCCGCTCTTCAAGCAGGTGATGAATCTTTCGGGCATTGCAGTGATTGTGCTTGCCGTGGCCTGCACTTTTTTTGTGCCCGATCTGGTGCGCTACCACTGGGGCGGCAAGCTCTATCTGTTGCCGCCGAAATACTGGATGGGCATGTCGATTCTGCCGTGGATCTTTTTCAGTTACGTGTTCGACATGATTTCAACCAACCTGTCGGCAGGCATTCTGATTACCGGCAAGACCAAATATCTGCCGGTCGTGACCTTCGCGGGAGCCGCCGTGACGACGCTCGGGTGCTGGATTCTGATTCCGCTTGGCGGCATGGATGGCGCGGCGGTGGCGATTCTGCTCGGCGCGGCGGTGATGTGCCTCTGCATGGGGTGGTACTCGGTGCGCTTCTACCCGATCAGTTACGATTGGGGCCGCCTGTCACTCTTGCTCGGCGCGGGGCTGGCGTTCGCAGTATGGCATGACGACCTGCTCGTCTGGCTTGCCGGTTTCGGGATCAGCGGCCTGCTTGCGATGATGGTGAAACTGCTCATCGTCTTGCTCTATCTCGTGCTCGGCACGCTCATTTTCCGCAACGAGGCGTCGGCTGTCGTGAAGATGGTGCAGAGAAAATTGCGTCCGGCGGGAAGTTCCGGCAGCCGATGA
- a CDS encoding nitrilase-related carbon-nitrogen hydrolase, with protein sequence MIRLATVQFTPRLGERQANLEAIRSLLDPVEADIVVLPELCSSGYFFTSREELAPFAESPGGVACSFFQGLADAKRAIIIAGMPETAQGCFYNSVFVFRPGVADPLVYRKSHLFYKERFVFEPGDTGFPVIRDEQLDISIGIMLCYDWRFPEVSRVLALGGADLIACPSNLVTDAWRKVMPARAIENKLYVAVANRCGTETRGDETLLFKGCSAVYDPYGETVALADADNDRVLLAEIDPRSCRDKSFNEFNDIFADRRPELYGAICCPRR encoded by the coding sequence ATGATCCGTCTCGCCACCGTCCAGTTTACGCCACGTCTCGGGGAGCGCCAGGCGAATCTCGAAGCGATCCGGAGTTTGCTCGATCCGGTCGAAGCGGACATTGTCGTGCTGCCGGAGCTGTGCTCCAGCGGCTACTTTTTCACGTCGCGTGAAGAGCTTGCGCCGTTTGCCGAATCGCCGGGCGGCGTGGCGTGCAGTTTTTTCCAGGGCCTCGCCGACGCGAAGCGTGCGATCATCATCGCCGGAATGCCCGAAACGGCGCAAGGTTGCTTCTACAATTCGGTGTTCGTGTTCCGGCCCGGCGTTGCTGACCCGCTCGTTTACCGCAAGTCTCATCTTTTCTACAAGGAGCGCTTCGTGTTTGAGCCGGGCGACACCGGCTTTCCGGTGATCCGCGACGAGCAGCTCGACATTTCAATCGGCATCATGCTTTGCTACGACTGGCGTTTTCCGGAGGTGTCGCGGGTGCTGGCCCTCGGCGGGGCCGACCTCATTGCCTGCCCGTCCAACCTTGTCACCGATGCATGGCGCAAGGTGATGCCTGCTCGCGCTATCGAGAACAAGCTGTACGTCGCCGTGGCCAATCGGTGCGGTACTGAAACGAGGGGTGATGAGACGCTGCTGTTCAAGGGGTGTTCGGCGGTGTACGATCCTTACGGAGAGACGGTCGCACTTGCCGACGCTGACAACGACCGGGTGCTGCTGGCGGAGATCGATCCACGATCATGCCGCGACAAGAGCTTCAACGAGTTCAACGATATTTTCGCCGACCGGCGGCCCGAGCTGTACGGCGCGATCTGCTGTCCCCGCCGCTGA
- a CDS encoding DUF4405 domain-containing protein, whose amino-acid sequence MTVQQHFKWRVFISTGLLLTFLVMLISGIVLYISPPGRVANWTDWNIFGLTKKGWQNQHVVFGFAFIILSIFHLFVINWKAFLSYIKTKASKGLNSPAELVTSLLLFAVLAAGTLWHLPPFEQIIALGDRLSGSWENKTGGPPVPHAEAMPLDELGALPQVNDPAEKMVAKLRAAGIEVRDTRQTLTEIADKNGVKVEKLYGIISKGKQSGELQGSGWGRKTLTEAAETIGVSPLALQQALKQQGIEAAPGESIRDIATKNSMEPSELVSRINRMAEKR is encoded by the coding sequence ATGACTGTCCAGCAACATTTCAAGTGGCGTGTCTTCATCAGCACAGGGCTGTTGTTGACCTTCCTCGTGATGCTCATCTCAGGCATTGTGCTCTACATCTCGCCCCCGGGCAGGGTAGCAAACTGGACTGACTGGAATATATTCGGACTGACCAAAAAAGGTTGGCAGAACCAGCATGTTGTTTTTGGCTTCGCCTTCATCATCCTGTCGATCTTCCACCTGTTCGTCATCAACTGGAAAGCGTTCCTCTCTTACATCAAGACCAAAGCATCGAAGGGCCTGAACAGCCCCGCAGAACTTGTAACTTCACTCCTTCTTTTTGCCGTACTTGCTGCCGGCACCTTATGGCACTTGCCGCCTTTCGAGCAGATCATCGCCCTTGGCGACCGGCTTTCAGGCTCTTGGGAAAACAAAACCGGCGGCCCACCCGTGCCACACGCCGAAGCGATGCCGCTCGATGAACTCGGCGCGCTGCCGCAGGTGAACGATCCGGCGGAAAAGATGGTGGCAAAACTCCGCGCGGCGGGCATCGAGGTACGTGACACCCGACAGACGCTGACGGAGATCGCCGACAAAAACGGCGTGAAGGTGGAGAAACTCTACGGCATTATCTCGAAAGGCAAGCAATCCGGTGAACTTCAGGGATCGGGCTGGGGCCGCAAAACACTCACGGAGGCCGCCGAAACCATCGGCGTCTCACCACTCGCACTGCAACAGGCGCTGAAGCAGCAGGGCATCGAGGCCGCGCCGGGAGAGTCGATTCGCGACATCGCCACGAAAAACAGCATGGAGCCCTCCGAACTGGTCAGCAGGATCAACCGGATGGCTGAAAAACGGTAA
- a CDS encoding Spy/CpxP family protein refolding chaperone: MDFLSSKRFVTTALVLLVILNITLMGVLWWQNYVNQRYQSVEITRFYSGTSPRGGNKLALTDQQKTAFRKLRQEHFRKTMPAVQKIIEFKKEMISEAVKPDPDLQKLSAIADSLGKRQAWLEKDLALHFHELAMLCTLTQRDSLKKLLSNIYTVRYQKMTLWKGRPHREDREDNHRGPIPPSAPEP, translated from the coding sequence ATGGATTTTCTCTCTTCCAAGCGCTTCGTCACGACAGCCCTGGTGCTTCTGGTCATACTCAACATCACCCTGATGGGAGTGCTCTGGTGGCAAAACTACGTCAATCAACGTTACCAGTCGGTTGAAATCACCCGATTCTATAGCGGAACCAGCCCGCGTGGGGGAAACAAGCTGGCGCTGACTGATCAGCAAAAAACGGCATTCAGAAAACTCCGACAGGAACATTTCCGCAAGACCATGCCCGCTGTGCAGAAGATTATCGAATTCAAAAAGGAGATGATCTCCGAAGCGGTCAAGCCTGATCCCGACCTGCAGAAACTTTCAGCCATCGCAGACAGCCTGGGCAAACGCCAGGCGTGGCTCGAAAAGGATCTTGCCCTCCATTTCCATGAACTTGCCATGCTCTGCACACTAACCCAACGAGATTCCCTGAAAAAGCTGCTCAGCAATATCTACACCGTCAGGTACCAGAAAATGACTTTATGGAAAGGCCGACCCCATCGGGAAGATCGGGAAGACAATCATCGAGGCCCAATCCCACCATCGGCTCCTGAACCCTGA
- a CDS encoding RNA polymerase sigma factor — protein MDRSFSELVAEHQDMVVNTCYRFVFNREDAEDLAQEVFIEVYRSLDKFREESKLSTWIYRIAVTKSLDHLRRLKRKKRFSSLKRVIGIDDPADSIPAASNDNPADVLDSKERLSVLQNALDGLPDNQKTAFLLSKQDGYSNQEIADILQTTIPAVESLIHRAKKNLQSRLERHYRSGN, from the coding sequence GTGGACCGATCATTCAGCGAACTTGTCGCCGAACACCAAGACATGGTCGTCAACACCTGTTACCGCTTCGTTTTCAATCGTGAGGATGCCGAAGATCTGGCGCAGGAGGTGTTCATAGAGGTCTATCGATCACTCGACAAATTCCGTGAGGAGTCGAAACTCTCGACCTGGATTTACCGGATCGCGGTCACCAAGTCGCTGGATCACCTGCGCCGCTTGAAACGCAAGAAACGGTTCAGCTCGCTCAAACGAGTCATCGGAATCGATGATCCGGCAGACTCGATACCCGCAGCCAGCAACGATAACCCTGCCGACGTGCTCGACAGCAAGGAACGACTCAGCGTACTGCAAAATGCGCTCGACGGCTTGCCCGACAACCAGAAAACGGCGTTCCTTCTGAGCAAGCAGGACGGATACAGCAACCAGGAAATTGCCGATATCCTCCAGACAACCATCCCGGCTGTCGAGTCGCTGATTCACCGGGCAAAAAAAAATCTGCAATCACGTCTTGAACGCCATTACCGCTCAGGTAACTGA
- a CDS encoding phosphoglucomutase/phosphomannomutase family protein produces the protein MQVKFGTDGWRAIIAKEYTYDNLKLAALASGKYFLSHPDKSNGVCVGYDTRFMSKEFARYTAEVLSSMGLKVFLSSSFVSTPAVSLYTREHKLAGGVMITASHNPPIYNGFKVKASYGGPAHPEVIDEIEKNLSGIDPSTLVKPAENLITMTDIKSEYIAYLESKLDLKLIRESGLKIAHNAMYGAGQDIVTRLLDESMVNCYHCSVNPGFDGINPEPIPPYITDFVEFFKEVETDVAIINDGDADRIGMLDEKGEFVDSHKLFAIVLKYLVEQKGQRGEVAKTFALTDIIDRICQKHDLKMHLLPVGFKYVSRLMTTNDILIGGEESGGIGITSFLPERDGVYTGLLMLEIMARRQKTLTGLVEELYDEYGFFSYNRLDLRVAESKKAAIIEAASGGKLKSIAGYPVTSFNDLDGFKYHFEGGWLLIRASGTEPVLRIYCEADSTEKVEKVLAFASRLA, from the coding sequence ATGCAAGTCAAATTCGGAACCGATGGTTGGAGGGCAATTATAGCCAAAGAATACACTTACGACAATCTCAAGCTGGCCGCTCTCGCTTCCGGAAAATATTTTCTCTCGCATCCGGACAAGTCAAATGGCGTTTGCGTCGGTTACGACACACGCTTCATGTCGAAGGAGTTCGCCCGCTACACCGCGGAGGTGCTCTCGTCGATGGGTCTCAAGGTTTTCCTCTCCAGCAGCTTCGTTTCCACACCGGCGGTTTCGCTCTATACCAGGGAACACAAGCTCGCCGGCGGCGTCATGATCACTGCCTCGCACAATCCGCCGATCTACAACGGGTTCAAGGTCAAGGCCTCCTACGGCGGGCCGGCGCACCCGGAAGTGATCGACGAAATCGAGAAAAATCTGTCCGGCATCGATCCCTCCACACTGGTAAAACCAGCGGAAAACCTGATCACCATGACCGACATCAAGTCGGAATATATTGCCTATCTCGAATCGAAGCTGGACCTGAAGCTGATCCGCGAGTCGGGACTGAAGATCGCTCACAACGCCATGTACGGTGCGGGTCAGGACATCGTCACCCGCCTGCTCGATGAATCGATGGTCAACTGCTACCACTGCTCGGTCAATCCGGGCTTCGACGGCATCAATCCCGAGCCGATTCCGCCATACATCACTGATTTCGTCGAGTTCTTCAAGGAAGTCGAGACCGACGTGGCGATCATCAATGACGGCGACGCCGACCGCATCGGGATGCTCGACGAGAAGGGAGAATTCGTCGATTCGCATAAGCTCTTCGCCATCGTCCTCAAATACCTTGTCGAACAGAAAGGCCAGCGTGGCGAAGTGGCCAAAACCTTTGCCCTGACCGACATTATCGACAGAATCTGCCAGAAACACGATTTGAAAATGCACCTGTTGCCGGTCGGCTTCAAATATGTCAGCCGCCTGATGACCACCAACGACATTCTCATCGGCGGCGAAGAGTCCGGCGGCATCGGCATTACCTCGTTCCTGCCCGAGCGGGACGGCGTCTATACCGGCCTCCTGATGCTTGAAATCATGGCACGGCGGCAGAAAACGCTTACCGGACTTGTCGAGGAACTGTATGACGAGTATGGCTTTTTCAGTTACAACAGGCTTGATTTGCGAGTAGCCGAATCGAAGAAAGCGGCCATTATCGAAGCAGCGTCCGGAGGCAAGCTGAAGAGCATCGCCGGTTATCCGGTCACCAGCTTCAACGACCTGGACGGCTTCAAATACCATTTCGAGGGCGGCTGGCTGCTCATCAGGGCCTCGGGCACCGAGCCGGTGCTCAGGATTTATTGCGAAGCCGATTCCACTGAAAAAGTGGAAAAAGTGCTCGCTTTCGCATCCAGACTCGCTTAA
- the lpxB gene encoding lipid-A-disaccharide synthase: MTCRRKLFVLAGEVSGDLHAAGPVRELLAARPDTKVFGVGGRKLAELGAELLYTTDQMSIMGFVEVLKHAAFLRKAIRELKAAIVREKPDAALLIDYPGMNLHLAAFLKKQGVPVIYYISPQVWAWKERRVEKIRACVDRLLVIFDFEVEFYRRHGIDAEFVGNPVVEELAELKFAPKPEFLARMGIDSDARIVGLLPGSRKQEIEKIFPEMLGAAKHIGEQGKTVFLLGRSPHIDPALYDRYLREAGIEPLDCTSYEVMRYSDLELVTSGTATLESLCFAVPMVVLYKTSPLNYFIGKRLVKLHNIALANIVACGLLSEKQAVPELIQHEANAGNISRKVLEILCNDAVSSSMRRELREARGRLSSDSPSRHVAAVLFEYL; this comes from the coding sequence ATGACGTGCCGAAGGAAGCTTTTCGTTCTGGCCGGTGAGGTCTCTGGCGACCTTCATGCGGCAGGCCCCGTGCGCGAGCTGCTCGCGGCCCGGCCCGATACGAAAGTGTTCGGCGTCGGCGGACGCAAGCTGGCCGAACTTGGTGCGGAACTGCTTTACACCACCGACCAGATGAGCATCATGGGTTTTGTGGAGGTGCTCAAACACGCGGCGTTCCTGCGCAAGGCGATCCGCGAACTCAAGGCGGCCATCGTGCGTGAAAAGCCCGATGCGGCGCTCCTCATCGACTATCCCGGCATGAACCTGCATCTGGCGGCTTTTCTGAAGAAACAGGGGGTTCCGGTGATCTACTACATCTCCCCGCAGGTGTGGGCGTGGAAGGAGCGGCGGGTCGAGAAGATTCGCGCCTGCGTTGACCGGTTGCTGGTGATTTTCGACTTCGAGGTGGAGTTTTACCGTCGCCATGGCATCGATGCGGAGTTCGTCGGCAATCCGGTTGTCGAGGAGCTGGCGGAGCTGAAGTTCGCGCCCAAGCCTGAGTTCCTCGCGCGGATGGGCATCGATTCCGACGCCCGCATCGTCGGACTGCTGCCAGGCAGCCGCAAGCAGGAAATCGAGAAGATTTTCCCCGAAATGCTCGGCGCGGCAAAACACATCGGCGAGCAGGGCAAAACCGTCTTCCTGCTCGGCAGGTCGCCGCACATCGATCCAGCGCTCTACGATCGGTACCTCCGAGAGGCGGGCATCGAGCCGCTCGACTGCACGTCGTACGAAGTAATGCGGTACAGTGATCTGGAGCTGGTCACCTCCGGTACGGCGACGCTCGAATCGCTTTGCTTCGCCGTGCCGATGGTGGTGCTCTACAAGACCTCGCCGCTGAACTATTTCATCGGCAAGCGGCTGGTGAAGCTCCACAACATCGCGCTGGCCAACATCGTTGCCTGCGGATTGCTGTCGGAAAAACAGGCCGTGCCAGAGCTGATCCAGCACGAGGCGAACGCCGGAAACATCAGCAGGAAGGTGCTGGAAATTCTTTGTAATGACGCCGTATCGTCGTCGATGCGGCGCGAACTCAGGGAGGCGCGGGGGCGGCTTTCCTCGGATTCGCCCTCACGCCATGTGGCCGCCGTGCTGTTTGAATATTTATGA
- a CDS encoding FAD-dependent oxidoreductase — MKSVNLIIDGRSVQAAPGQTILEAARENGIRIPTLCFHKEIEATGSCWICIVEIKGKNRFIPSCSTKVSEGMVVETSNAELDAMRRQSLERLLARHCGDCLAPCELACPAGCDIPGFVSAIAKGNDREALEIIRRTIPLPGILGRVCPAPCEEACRRHGVDEPVSICALKRFAADQDMVEGSGLPERKPASGKRVAIVGAGPAGLTAAWYLLLDGHAVTVLDANEKAGGMMRYGIPKFRLPEAVIDADVKPLVKMGAEFRFSTLFGKDANLEELQQEHDAVLLTIGASQASKLGIPGEELDGVQSGIGFLANVADGKAAAPGKSVIVIGGGNTAIDAARTALRLGAESVTILYRRGREEMPANRLEIEEAVAEGVELRLLAAPVAIEKGANSLVVTAVEMQLGEPDASGRRRPVPVAGSEFTLHADTVISATGQQVDLPAEAAAGIGVERNGTVKINGESMLTGAAGVFAAGDCVSGPDLAIKAVRQGRLAAEAIDRYLNGGDPAATGMSMFNSSYGARDKAPHQFYDRARPAARVAVPELEAESRRQSFEEAVTGYDPEKAREEAKRCLRCRCQAVDDCRLRNLATAFGVATPATEEAHEYFSIDRSGDMRFEREKCIDCGICIRTLESASADAVTIREELIDHCPTGAISR, encoded by the coding sequence ATGAAATCCGTCAACCTCATTATCGATGGCCGCAGCGTGCAGGCGGCTCCGGGACAGACCATCCTCGAAGCGGCCCGCGAAAACGGCATCCGCATCCCGACGCTCTGCTTCCACAAAGAGATCGAAGCGACCGGTTCGTGCTGGATCTGCATCGTGGAGATCAAGGGCAAAAACCGCTTCATCCCCTCGTGCAGCACGAAGGTAAGCGAAGGGATGGTGGTCGAAACGAGCAATGCCGAGCTCGACGCCATGCGCCGCCAGAGCCTTGAACGGCTGCTTGCCCGGCACTGCGGCGACTGCCTCGCGCCGTGCGAGCTGGCCTGCCCGGCGGGTTGCGACATTCCCGGATTCGTCTCGGCCATCGCCAAAGGTAACGACCGCGAAGCGCTCGAAATCATCCGCCGCACCATTCCGCTGCCGGGCATTCTCGGTCGCGTCTGCCCCGCACCGTGCGAGGAGGCGTGCCGCCGCCACGGCGTTGACGAGCCGGTCTCGATCTGCGCCCTCAAGCGCTTCGCTGCTGATCAGGATATGGTTGAAGGATCGGGACTTCCGGAGCGCAAACCGGCCTCCGGCAAGCGCGTGGCCATCGTCGGCGCAGGCCCGGCGGGTCTGACCGCCGCTTGGTATCTGCTGCTCGACGGGCACGCGGTGACGGTTCTCGATGCGAACGAAAAAGCGGGCGGCATGATGCGTTACGGCATCCCGAAGTTCCGCCTGCCCGAAGCGGTGATCGACGCCGACGTCAAGCCGCTCGTGAAGATGGGCGCGGAGTTCCGCTTCTCGACCCTGTTCGGCAAGGACGCAAACCTGGAGGAATTGCAGCAGGAGCACGATGCCGTGCTGCTCACCATCGGCGCGAGCCAGGCATCGAAGCTCGGCATTCCGGGCGAAGAGCTTGACGGCGTACAGAGCGGCATCGGTTTCCTCGCCAATGTTGCGGACGGAAAAGCTGCCGCGCCCGGCAAGTCGGTGATCGTCATCGGCGGCGGCAACACAGCCATCGACGCGGCACGAACCGCCCTGCGGCTCGGTGCGGAATCGGTGACGATTCTCTACCGCCGCGGACGCGAAGAGATGCCCGCTAACCGGCTGGAAATCGAGGAGGCGGTCGCCGAGGGCGTCGAGCTTCGCCTGCTGGCCGCGCCGGTCGCGATTGAAAAAGGAGCGAATAGTCTTGTCGTCACGGCGGTCGAAATGCAGCTCGGCGAACCCGACGCGAGCGGACGCCGCCGCCCGGTTCCCGTCGCGGGATCGGAGTTCACGCTCCACGCCGACACGGTCATCTCGGCCACCGGCCAGCAGGTTGACCTCCCGGCTGAAGCGGCAGCGGGTATCGGCGTCGAGCGCAACGGAACAGTCAAAATCAATGGAGAATCTATGCTCACTGGCGCGGCGGGCGTCTTCGCGGCGGGCGACTGCGTCAGCGGCCCCGACCTCGCCATCAAAGCTGTCCGGCAGGGTCGCCTCGCCGCTGAAGCGATTGACCGCTACCTCAACGGCGGCGATCCGGCAGCAACAGGAATGTCGATGTTCAACTCATCGTACGGAGCGCGAGACAAGGCCCCGCACCAGTTCTACGACCGGGCGAGGCCTGCGGCACGGGTTGCCGTGCCGGAGCTTGAGGCGGAATCGAGACGCCAGAGCTTCGAGGAGGCGGTAACGGGGTACGATCCGGAAAAGGCGCGAGAGGAGGCCAAACGCTGCCTGCGATGCCGCTGCCAGGCGGTTGACGATTGCCGCCTGCGGAATCTGGCCACGGCGTTCGGCGTGGCAACACCGGCCACCGAAGAGGCCCACGAATACTTCAGCATCGACAGGTCAGGCGACATGCGTTTCGAACGGGAAAAGTGCATCGATTGCGGCATCTGCATCCGCACGTTGGAGTCGGCTTCGGCAGATGCAGTCACGATCCGGGAAGAGCTGATCGACCACTGCCCGACCGGAGCGATCAGCAGATAA
- a CDS encoding 4-hydroxy-3-methylbut-2-enyl diphosphate reductase, translating into MKINLDRTSSGFCIGVQGTIHVAEEKLAQSGELYCLGDVVHNEVEVKRLEALGMETIDIPAFEELRNAEVLIRAHGEPPSTYETARKNNLAITDTTCPVVAKLQRTAKMLHQLGYQVVIYGKKVHPEVIGINGQCDDEGVVIKHPDLSDPEEIAPLDLSRKTALISQTTMDVPGFYELKRNLEKLFAEHGHRNPGTQSGEWMAVRDIDITAEKTGALAMPKLVFKDTICRQVSSRNGKLRDFALANDCIVFAAGRKSSNGQVLYSICKDANPHSYFIEDVDEIRPEWFVGENGKPVESVGICGATSTPMWLLEKVANYIDKTFGDGSSNPNA; encoded by the coding sequence GTGAAAATCAATCTTGACAGAACATCGTCCGGCTTCTGCATCGGCGTGCAGGGCACGATTCACGTTGCGGAAGAGAAACTCGCCCAGTCCGGCGAGCTCTACTGCCTCGGCGATGTGGTGCACAACGAGGTGGAGGTCAAGCGGCTCGAAGCGCTCGGCATGGAAACCATCGACATTCCGGCCTTCGAAGAGCTCCGGAATGCCGAGGTACTGATCCGCGCACACGGCGAACCGCCCTCGACCTACGAAACCGCACGGAAGAACAATCTCGCGATCACCGATACTACCTGCCCCGTGGTGGCAAAGTTGCAGAGGACCGCCAAAATGCTGCACCAGCTCGGTTACCAGGTGGTGATCTACGGAAAGAAAGTTCACCCAGAGGTGATCGGCATCAACGGCCAGTGCGATGACGAAGGGGTCGTCATCAAGCATCCCGACCTGTCGGATCCAGAGGAAATCGCCCCGCTCGACCTCAGCCGCAAAACAGCACTGATCTCGCAGACCACGATGGACGTGCCCGGTTTTTACGAGCTGAAGAGGAATCTCGAAAAGCTCTTCGCCGAACACGGCCACCGCAACCCCGGCACACAGAGCGGCGAGTGGATGGCCGTGCGCGACATCGACATCACCGCCGAAAAAACCGGCGCTCTCGCGATGCCGAAGCTGGTCTTCAAGGACACTATCTGCCGCCAGGTTTCGAGCCGCAACGGCAAGCTGCGCGATTTCGCGCTCGCGAACGACTGCATCGTCTTTGCGGCGGGTCGCAAAAGCTCGAACGGCCAGGTGCTCTACTCGATCTGCAAAGACGCCAATCCACACAGCTACTTCATCGAGGATGTGGATGAAATCCGGCCCGAATGGTTCGTCGGCGAAAACGGCAAACCGGTCGAAAGCGTCGGCATCTGCGGTGCGACCTCGACCCCCATGTGGCTGCTCGAAAAGGTGGCCAACTATATCGACAAGACCTTCGGCGATGGCTCCTCCAACCCGAACGCATGA
- the murI gene encoding glutamate racemase produces MPQHKVSSDSPIGIFDSGIGGLTVVKAVQAALPSERIIYFGDTARVPYGSKSQVTIRKYAREDTELLMKHQPKLIIVACNTVSALALDVVEQTAGGIPVIGVLKAGAELAVQKTKSGRIGVIGTQATIGSNAYTCAIREEKETLEVFPKACPLFVPLAEEGFIDHPATRLVAEEYLAAFTGKEIDTLVLGCTHYPILRKIIESITGPEITIIDSAEAVASKAGELLAARGLLNQSPEKALPHLMVSDLPQKFRELYRLFMGTELPDVELVGM; encoded by the coding sequence ATGCCACAGCACAAGGTTTCATCTGACAGTCCTATCGGCATCTTCGATTCGGGCATCGGTGGTCTGACCGTCGTCAAGGCCGTGCAGGCCGCACTGCCCTCTGAGCGGATCATCTATTTTGGCGACACGGCTCGCGTACCGTACGGCTCGAAATCGCAGGTCACGATTCGGAAGTATGCCCGCGAGGACACCGAGCTGTTGATGAAGCACCAGCCGAAGCTCATCATCGTGGCGTGTAACACCGTGTCAGCGCTGGCGCTCGACGTAGTCGAGCAGACTGCCGGAGGCATTCCGGTCATCGGCGTGCTGAAAGCTGGCGCGGAACTGGCCGTGCAGAAGACGAAATCGGGCCGCATCGGCGTCATCGGCACCCAGGCCACCATCGGCTCGAACGCCTACACCTGCGCCATCCGCGAGGAGAAAGAAACACTCGAAGTTTTTCCGAAAGCCTGTCCGCTTTTCGTACCGCTCGCCGAAGAGGGCTTCATCGATCACCCTGCCACAAGACTTGTCGCCGAAGAATACTTGGCTGCCTTCACCGGTAAAGAGATCGACACCCTCGTGCTCGGCTGCACCCACTACCCGATTCTCCGCAAGATCATCGAAAGCATCACCGGGCCGGAAATCACCATCATCGACTCCGCCGAAGCGGTTGCCAGCAAAGCCGGAGAACTCCTCGCAGCTCGCGGCCTCTTGAACCAAAGCCCCGAAAAAGCGCTGCCGCATCTCATGGTCAGCGACCTCCCGCAGAAGTTCCGCGAACTCTACCGCCTCTTCATGGGCACCGAACTCCCCGACGTCGAGCTGGTAGGGATGTAG